The following is a genomic window from Mesorhizobium shangrilense.
GGTGCTATCGTCATTCCACGAAGAGGACGCTCGCGCAATGCCGTTGTTTGGCCACGGTTTCTGCGGAAATCTGGCAGAAGCGACGAAATCGCGCGCCAGGGCCTTTCTAAATCGATTGGAATTGGACAGAACGGCGCGTTGACATGCGCCCGGACTTTTCCGAAAAGGGGCGCAGAGAGATGCTGATGTGGTTCTTCAGGGGTTTTGGAATGGGTTCCGCTGGCGGGCAGCGCGCGCGCTATGCCTTTGCCATGCCGGTCCTGACCCTTGCCGTGGGCTTGTCCGCTATGGTCATGGCTTCGCCGGCACGCGCCGATTTCCGCGTCTGCAACGCCACACAGAACCTGGTCGGCGTCGGCATCGGTTATCGCGCCAAGGCCGGCTGGATCACCGAGGGCTGGTGGCACATCGAGGGATCGAGCTGCAAGACGTTGATCGAAGGGCCGCTGTCATCAAGGTTTTACTATCTTTATGCAGAAGACGCCGAGCGCGGCGGACGCTGGGACGGCCCGATCAACATGTGCGTGGCTGAAAAAGAGTTCAAGATCGCCGGCGTAACCGACTGCGTCGCCCGGGGCTTCCAGCGCGCCGGATTCCAGGAATATGACACGGGCGAACAGGCAAGCTGGATGGTCCAGCTGACCGATGAGCCCGCAACGGGAGGCGCTCCAGCCGCCCCGGGAACGAACAGTCAATGAGACGCAGCCGCAAGGTCAAGATCCTCGCCACCATCGGTCCGGCCTCCTCTTCCGAGGAGATGCTGAAGAAGCTGTTCGAAGCGGGCGCCGACGTGTTCCGCATCAATATGAGCCACACCGATCACGAGCTGATGCGCACGCTGGTCGGGCGTATCCGTGCCGTCGAGGAAAAGGTTGGGCGGCCGATCGGTATCCTCGCCGACCTGCAGGGACCAAAACTGCGCGTCGGCAAGTTCGCCAATGGCAAGGAAGTGCTGACCGTCGGCCAGACCTTCACGCTGGACGACAATCCCGAGCCCGGCACTTCGACAAGGGTGTACCTGCCGCATCCGGAGATCCTGAGCTCGGTCGAGGCCGGTCACCGTCTTTTGATCGATGATGGCAAGCTTGAGCTGAGGGCGGTCAAGAGCGACGGCAAGTCGATCGTCTGCACCGTTGTCGCCGGCACCACCATTTCCGACAAGAAGGGCGTCAGTCTTCCCGATACCGATCTGCCCGTCGGTGCGCTGACCGAGAAGGACCGCAAGGACCTCGATGCGGTGCTCGCCACCGGTGTCGACTGGGTCGCACTGTCCTTCGTGCAGCGGCCCGAGGACCTTGCCGAAGCGCGCAAGATCGCGCGCGGCCGGGCGCTCATCATGGCCAAGATAGAAAAGCCGCAGGCCGTGGCCCGGCTGGCCGAGATCATCGAGCTTTCCGACGCACTGATGGTCGCCCGCGGCGATCTCGGCGTCGAGATGCCGCTCGAGGCCGTGCCCGGCATCCAGAAGCAGATCACGCGCGCCGCGCGCCGGGCCGGCAAGCCGGTGGTGGTCGCAACGCAGATGCTGGAATCGATGATCACCGCACCGGTGCCGACCCGCGCCGAGGTGTCCGACGTCTCGATCGCCGTCTTCGAAGGCGCCGACGCCATCATGCTGTCGGCGGAATCGGCGGCCGGCGCCTATCCGGTCGAAGCCGTGGCGATGATGGACCGCATCGCCACCAAGGTCGAAACCGATCCGACCTATGCCGGCATCATCAACGCGCAGCGCTCGGAACCGGAAGCGACCGGCGCCGACGCTATTTCGCTGGCCGCGCGCGAAATCGCCGAAACGCTGAAACTGTCGGCTATCATCACCTACACGGCGTCCGGCACGACAGGCCTGCGCGCCGCGCGTGAGCGCCCGCAGGTGCCGATCATCGCGCTGTCGCCGATCCTCAACACCGCGCGGCGGCTGTCGCTGCTGTGGGGCACGCATTGCGTCGTCTCGCCGGACGCCAGCGACCTCGACGACATGGTCAACCGCGCCTGCCGCATTGCTTTCGAGGAAGGGTTCGGCAAGCCGGGCGACCGCGTGATCATCACGGCAGGCGTGCCGCTCAGGACGCCTGGCTCGACGAACATGCTGCGCATCGCCTATGTCGGATCGGACGTGCAGAGCAGCCGGTAACCCGTTCTTTCCAGGTAGAAGCGTATCGCGGGCTTCGTGCTCATCTCCTGTGGCCATAATACAACAAAGGCACGGACAATGATCCCGGCCTTTGTCTCGACACAGGGTTGCCGTGATCGCCTCTACAAAACGCGGTGAAGCGACGCTAACAGTCGCCCCGCGCCCGCCTGCATTTCCCATCGTTTGAAAGTATATTGAATGTCATCTCTCGTCTCGCGCCGGTCATTTCTGACCGGGCTGTCGCTTATTGGTGTTTCCACGGTCTCGGCGTGTGCTCAATTTCCCAAGCAGTCGCTCAGCGTTGCCAGTCCTCTCAACCCGACGCCGCTTGAGCCGACACTTGAAAAGGCGCCGATCGAAGTCGCCGCGCCTGAAACCCGTGTGTCTCCCGACTATGCCAGCATGTATGGCGCTGTCGAAGATGGCGGCCGGGCACTGCCGGCGATCCCCTTCAGCAAGGTCGATCAGCGCTTCCTGCGGCAGATCGTTGACGATCCGACAGGAGAGAAGCCCGGCACGATCGTCGTCAATACGACCGACAAACACCTTTACCTGGTGCTCAAGGACGGCAAGGCCATGCGCTATGGCGTTGGGCTGGGCCGGCAAGGCTATTCCTGGAAGGGTCGTGCGATTGTCCAGTGGAAACGCAAATGGCCGACCTGGACGCCGCCCTCGGCAATGATCGGCCGGGATTCAAAGCTGGAGAAATGGCGCCAGGGCATGCCGCCCGGCATCAGCAACCCACTCGGGTCGCGCGCCCTTTACATCTTCAAGGACGGCGTCGACACGCTTTACCGGATCCACGGATCGCCGGACTGGAAGTCCATCGGCAAATCCGCGTCATCCGGTTGCGTGCGCATGTTCAACCAGGATGTGATGGATCTTTACGATCGCGTCCCCGGCAAGACACCGCTGGTGGTCATCTAAACTGGCCAGTGGACAGGCCTCAGGTCGGCGCTAGCTCCGCCTCAGGCAGCCTTATGTCGGCGCACCGGCCGGTTCCGTAGGCATCGTTGGCAATGCGAGCTTCCGCTGCCTTGGCGAGAGCCTGCAGATCGACATCCCTGCCTGCAACCTTCTCGATCGCGCCGACCACGAGATCCGGCGCGATCCAATCCGGCTTGTGGCCGAGATTGTGCACCCAGACGAGTTCGGCGCCGGCAATGTCCCTGACAAGGCCGACCGAGTGGATCCGCGCGTAGACAACCTTGTCGCGGTCACCCGAGATCACCACCGTCGGCGCCTTGATCTCATGATAGTGCGGTGCGGCGTCGAGTGCGTAGCTATAGAGCCCGGCGACATCGGTGGCGTTGGCGCGAAAGGCCGACGGACGCAACACCATGGGGATCGAGGCCCCGGCGATGTAGTTGTCCGGCACCTTGTTGGGCGAAAAGACGCATGTGGTGGCATTCGCCATCTGCAACGTTCCGGCCGGATAGGTCAGCGTCTGCGAAAACAGCCAGCCGATGACGGGAATGGTCGTCAGATCGTAATACCAGGAGGTGGCGCCGCCCGGCCATGGATGGCTGGCGGGAGACAGGAAAACGAGGCCGAGCGTCTTGTCGGGATGCTCGAGCCCAAAGGCTGATGTCACGGCGCCGCCGAAGGAATGGCCGACAATGATCGCCTGTTTGATGCCAAGACGGTCCATCAACGCCGCGATTGTATTGGCCTGCGCCGACGGGTTCTCATTGTTGCCGGAGCCGCGCCCCGACCAGCCAAAGCCCGGACGGTCGAAGAACAGCATTTCGGCGCGACCTTCAAGCAGCGGCTTGAGCGGCAGCATCTGGTCCTTCAGATTGGCGCTGGCGCCGTGGATGAAGATGATCGGTGGCAGGTCGGCATGAGCCGGCGCCGGGATATGGACATAGTGGATGCGGGCGCCGTCGATGTCGACGAATTCACCGACTGGCGGATTGCCGCGCTCGATCAGCCATGCGCCAACGCGGGTGACCCCGACCAGGGTGAACACAACAGCCATCAGGAAGGCGAGCACAGCATAGATAAGGTTCATGGGGGGATATACGGGAGTGGAGGGGGATTAGTTCTAGGCAGTAGCCAGTAGGCAGGAGGCAGGAGGCAGGAGGGGAGGTTCAGGCGCCTAATGCCTATTCCCTACTGCCTAATCCCTTGGATCATATGCCTTCGCCGGCGAGTTCTTCCGACAGCGTGGCGACCTGGTCCTGGGCGTTGCGCATCATCGGATAGATGGCCAGCACCTTCTGCCAGGCTTCGAGTGCGGACTGCTTGTGGCCGGTCAGGGCCATGATCTGCGCCAGGCCCGAAAGCGCGCCGAAATGGCGTGGCTCCAGCTGCAGCGCATGGTCGATGTCGGACATCGACTTTCCAAGATTCTTCATCATGAAATGCACGGTCGCGCGGCGGTTCCAGCCCTCGGCGTAGTTTGGCTGCAAGGTCACCACCTGGTCCAGGAAGTCGAGTGCGACGTCGAACTTCTGGTTCTCGATCGCCTTTTGCGACCACTGCATCATCAGGTCTATCGATGCACTGCCGGATTGGGACCATTCGCCCCAGATGCGCCCGGCAATCCGTTCCGCGGCCTTCTCGTTGCGCTCACGCTTCAGATCGATGAACAACTGGTCGAGACGGGCTTCCTTGGTCGCGGCAACCGGAGGGTTGACCGGCTCATCCGACCAGGCCGGCACCGCAATAGAGCCGGACAGAAGAAGGGCGGTGAGAAATGCCTGGAGAATCCGCATCAACGGAACCTAGTCCCGGACAGCGGAACGTCAAACTGAATTTCGTGTGAGCGGCCGGCAGGCCGAAAAGCAGAGCACCGCGCGTCCTTGCGGGCGCGCGGTGCTCTGGCATTTTGAATTTCCGCACCGTGCTTTCCGAAAACTATCCGAATCTCGGACCGTTTCGGTGGCATCACGCAGACCGAGGCCAAGGGCCTCCGGCCGGGAACTCAGCCCTGGCGAGCCTTGTAGCGCGGAGCGGTCTTGTTGATGATATAGACGCGGCCCTTGCGGCGAACCAGCTGGTTGTCGCGGTGACGTGCCTTCAGCGCCTTGAGCGAATTCTTGATCTTCATGGTCTTGCCTGTCGGTCTGGGCCCACCGGGCCTAATTTTTAAGGCGCGCCAGAAGACGCGCCTTTGAACTTGTGCGTGGCTCATAAACGAGGAGCCTTGTCCGTGTCAACCGTAAGCGTGCTGCATAACGGATCGGATTGGCCGGTGCCATGAAATATCCGTCACAATACCTGGCGCGGCTGATCAGGCAGCTCAGGGCCGGCTTGATCGGCCAGGGATCAATAAGCCGGGCAACATTCAGCCGCGCCGACTGATCCGCGTAAAATGCCCCATCTTGCGGCCGGGACGCGCTTCGGCCTTGCCATAGAGGTGCAGCATCAGGTCGGGTTCGGCAAGCAGTTCGGGAACGCGCAGGACGTCGTCGCCGATCAGGTTTTCCATGACGCAGTCCGAATGGCGGCCGGGATTTCCCAGCGGCAGACCGGCCACGGCACGGATGTGCTGCTCGAATTGCGAGACGATACAGGCGGCTTCCGTCCAGTGGCCTGAATTGTGGACGCGCGGCGCGATTTCGTTGGCCAGCAGCGAACCATCGGCAAGCACGAAGAATTCGACGCCGATGACACCGACATAGTCGAGCGCCGACAGTATTGTGGATGCAGCTTCCTGCGCCGCTATCACCGTACCGGCGCTTATGCCGGCCGGCAGCGTCGAGGTGTGCAGGATGCCGTGGCGGTGGACATTCTCGGCCGGGTCATAGGCGGCGACCGCGCCGTCAATGCCGCGCGCTGCGATCACCGAAATCTCGCGCTCGAACGGCACGAAGGCTTCGAGGATCAGCGGAACATTGCCCATCGCCTCGCAGGTGCCGGCAAAGCCGCCCGCTTCAACGTTGCGGAAGACACGCTGGCCCTTGCCGTCATAACCCATGCGCCGCGTCTTCAATATGCCGCTGCCGCCAAACGCCTTCAGCGCCGCCGTCAGCTCGTTGTCATTGTCGACGGCGCGGAAATCCGCGGTGGCAATGCCGATGCCATTGAGGAATGTCTTCTCGGTCACCCGGTCCTGCGCCACCTCCAGCGCACGCGCCGGCGGATGGACGGGCACTTTGGCGGCAAGCGCGCTGGCGGCCTCGACCGGAACGTTCTCGAACTCATAGGTGACGGCGGCGCTGGCATCAGCCAGTTCGGCGAGAGCGGCCGGGTCGTCATAGGCGGCTGTTATCTGCCGGTTGGCGACCTGCGCCGCCGGGCAATCCGGTTGCGGCTCCAGCACCACGGTGCGGTAGCCGAGGCGCGCCGCGGCCATGGCCAGCATGCGGCCAAGCTGGCCGCCGCCGATGATGCCGATCGTCGATCCAGCAGGCAGGCTCACGGCGTATCCGTCGGTTCGATCGCGACCTTGGCGGTCTGGGATGCGCGCCAGGCATCGAGCCGGGCGGCAAGCTTTTCGTCGTTGAGCGCCAGCACGGCGGCGGCCAGAAGGGCGGCATTGGCGGCGCCCGCCTTGCCGATGGCCAGCGTGCCCACCGGAATGCCGGCCGGCATCTGCACGATGGAAAGCAGCGAGTCCTGTCCCGACAGGGCCTTCGATTCCACCGGCACGCCGAACACCGGCAGCGGCGTCATCGCCGCCGTCATGCCGGGCAGGTGGGCAGCACCGCCGGCGCCGGCGATGATCACCTTGTAGCCGGCCGCCTTGGCACCCTTGGCGAAATCATAGAGCCGGTCGGGGGTGCGGTGGGCCGAGACGATCAGCCGCTTGTGTGGGATGCCCAGCGCTTCCAGCGTTTCGGCGGCGTGGCGCATGGTCGCCCAGTCGGACTGGCTGCCCATGATGATGGCGACGTCGGCGCGTTGATCGTCCAAGCTTTTGCTCCCCGGCGACAAAGGCGCGCATTAGCGGAATTCGCCAAAAGCCGCAAGGATGGGCAGCGCAGGCTGTGTGCCGGCACTGCCCGCGCCGTGGCTGAATGTCACTTCATCAGGTGCCTGGCAAGCGCTTCATAGGCCGGCAACGATGTCGGATCGTTGGCGGCATTGCCGGCAACGGGGTTGGAGGCAAAGCGCGCGATGACCATGTGGGCCGCGGGATCGATGTAGATGGCCTGCCCATGCACCCCGCGCGCCATGAAGGCGCCGTGCTCGTTGTTGGAGATCCACCACATGCCGCGGTAGCTCCAGCCCTTGAGGAGAGAGTATCCCGCTTTCGCGAATGCCGCCTTGTCGCCGCCGGCGCGGATATCAGCGATCGCCGCTTCGGGCACTAGGCGCTGGCCGTTGATGACGCCGTCATCGAGAAGCAGCAGGCCGATCCGGGCCATGTCGCGCAGGCCGGCGTTGAGGCCGCCGCCGGCAAAGGGCGTCCCAATGGAATCCACAGTATAATAGCCGTCCTGCTCGGCGCCCATCTTGCTCCAGATCCGCTCCGACAACAGGTCGGCGACGGATTTGCCGGTGACGCGCGCTATGATCCAGCCAAGCGCATCGGTGTTGATGGTTTTGTAGCCAAAGGCGCTGCCATGCTCGCCTTCCTTGCGCACCGTCTGCAGGTACTCGAAATAGGTACGCGGACCCGAATAGTCGGCAGGCTTGGGCAAGGGGTTGCCGGCCGCCGAATAGATCCACACATCGGCATCGGGATCGGCGTAGTCCTCACTGTAGCGGAGGCCGGTTGTCATATCCAGCACTTGCCGGGCGGTCGCATCGCCGAATGCACTCTTGGCCAACTCCGGCACGATGGTGGCGACCTTGGCGTTGGCGTCGAGCGTGCCTTCGGCCACCAGCATCTCACCCAGCAGCCCGGTCAGCGATTTGGTCACCGACATCGCCCCATGCTGGCCGGTATCGTTCAGGCAGCCAGAGTAGCGCTCGTAGACCACGACGCCGTTATGCAGGACGACGATGCCGTCGGTGTAGTTGGCCGCCAGCGATTCTTCCCAGCTCATCGGCTTGTCGCTGCCCAGCGGGATGAATGTGACGGCGTCGATCGTCGGGTCGAGCTTGCGTTCGAGCGGCATCGGCGCGCCGATGCCACGGCTGACACCAACCGTCGGCATCAGTTGGCGGAAATGACAGGCGGTCCAGCGCAGTTTGGGAAAACTGAAATAGTCGGGGTCGGAAAATCGGATGATCTTGTCCGGCGGCGGGGGCGCGCCGACCATCCATCCGAGTTTGCCGGGATCAGACGCTTCGGCTGACATGGGTTTTGTCTCCTCGGCATGAGAAATCGCCGGCACGATCGCCGCGCCAAGCGCCAAGAGCAGCATGGCGGCAAACCGGGATTTCCTCGTGGCATCCGTCTCAGTAATTGGCGACGACATTGACGTAACCTCCTGTCCAGACTGGCAGATTGCCGTTGACGAGCGATGCCGATCCGGGCCCGGGAAAAGAAACACTGAAGCCGGTGGTCAGATAGATATTCTGGGTCAAGACGCGGTTGTATTCGAGGTAGATGTCATCGGCGAGATGCCTGGCCGTGGCACCCGTGATCGCGTTCGGCACGCCTTCGGAAGAGTCGTCGACACGCGTCGCCTGGCCGAACTGGATCGGACTGCGCAGTTCATTGACGTCGATATAGGAATAGCGAAGGGTGAAGGTGTCGCGAGGTGTCGGCGTCACGCGCAGGCTGATCTGGTGGGCGTTGACGTTGGAGTTGATGAACAGCATCGAGGATTTCGATCCGGTCGACCAGGAACTGGGACTGCCCTCGTAGAAGAGCGGATCGAAGCGTTCGAGCTTCGAGGTGGAAGGATTGTCGCCCGAAAATGTCTGGTACGAATAGGAGATGGTTGGCGCCCATGAATATTCAGCGAAGGTGTAGCCGACCTGAACGCGGCCGGCCCATGCCGCCATGTCGATGCGGTTGTTCCATTCATAGGCGAAATCGCCGCCAACGAAGAAGTTCTCGAAGCTCCCCCGCTCCGGGCTGACGCGACCATAGAGGTTGACGAAATTCAGGCCATCGCGACCCCCCGGCAGGATACTCGGCGCACCGATGCCGTTGGGCGCGGCTTTCGGATAGGGGGCATCGGAGGACAGCACGTGGCCGATCGTGGCGCCGGCAAAGTTCTCAGGCCCCGCGTCATAGCGAAGGTCGGTTCCGACGATCCTGGTGTGGCTGTCGGTATCGGACAGCTCGTTGGCGTCAAGGTAGAAGGCAGTGCCTGTAAAGCCGTCGATGCCGACCCGTCCGATCGCGGACTGTTCCCATGCCTTGCGCGGCCCGAGTTTGAGCGCGCCGCGATCAAAGCCGCTGGAGCCACCATTGGCGAGCAGCATGCCCGTGCCCGCCTTGAATTCGCGCGGTCCGGCCGAGACGTCGAATGTCGGGCCATCCTTGTTTGTGGAGCGCATGCCGAGGTAACCCTCCTCAAGGGTTATGCGGCCGGTGTTGCCGGTGTCGTAGGCGTCGATGCCAACCGTGCCTGAAGCCACCAGCGAGATCATGCCGTAGGCCGACACGACGGAGGTAAGCTCCTTGGAGAAGCTCAGGCCGGGTTTGATGTAGCCTTCGAGCCAGGTCGGGTTGGCATTGAAACCAGCGGATGGTGCGAACGTGTCGGCATAGTTCCAGAACAGATTCTGTTCGGACACGACGTTCAGGCCAGCCTGAAGATGAGCCCTGACCACAAGCCCATCGCTGTCGAGCAGCACCATGGGATCGTCAGCGAGTGCCAAGCGGGGGATGAAGAGCGCTCCGGAGAACCAGACAATAGCGACGGGCCATAGTCTATCCCGTTGCATTCGCATGTCCTGATGCACGCATGTCATTTGTTCTCCCGGCGAGTCACTGCCAGTGTGATTTCCGCCCAGCCTAGACTATCGGCGCTCCTTCTTCTTCATTTTCTGCGACTGGCGGATAACGCTCGGGCAATTGCTTTCGGCGAGGACTGATTGCCTACGTGTTCAATGTTGTCATTGGCAGGAACGGCCCTAATCCGGCCAGCGCAAGGCGCCGGACGAATCCTTGCGAGCGGTCTTCATCGCATCGGCGGGCCGCTCAGTCGCGGTCAATATGGCGCGCAGCCGTTCGGCGACGATTTCTGCTTCGCCCGGATGAAGGTTGCAGGGATCGAGGAAGAAATGACCGCGCTCGACCTCGTGGTTGCGCACGATGATGGGCGGCGAACCCGCCGCCAGCGCCGAGGCGAGACCTGTGGCGGTGAACCGGCTTTCAGGTGACACGAAGATCTGCAGCCGGTCGAGCGGATTGGCGGTCGGATCGGGTATAATCTTCGCGAAAATGCCAGGCAGGCCGTGTAGCGTGTCCTTCCACAGCTTGAGTGCTGCTTCCTCGCGCTGGCGGATGCCGGCATGGTCGCGCCTTTCCCAGGCTTCCAGCGCGGCCATGGTGCCGGCGATGCTTTCCTTGCCGACCTTCATGGCGCGCGCGACGCCGCGGTTCTGCAGGTAGGCGGCCCGCACCAGATCCTTGCGCCCGGTGACGATGCCACTGGTCGGCCCGCTGAGGAATTTGTGGCCGCTGTAGATAACGATGTCGGCGCCGCGCGCCAGGAAGCCGCGTAGATCGTATTCGGAAGCCGCGTCGACGATCACCGGAACGCCCTTGGCGTGACAGATCTCGCAGAATTCCTCCAAGGATAGCATGCCGTACTGGACGGTGTGGTGAGCGACCACATAGAGGCCCGCCACCGTGCGGTCGCGGATGGCGTCGCGCACATGATAGTCCTGCGTCACGCTGACGGTGCCGGCCGGGATGGTCTTTGCGCCCGCCAGCCGGATCGACTGGTCGATCGGCGCGCCGTAATTGACGATGTGGCCGAGCTGGACGATGACCTCAGACTTGAGGCCCTCCGTATCATCCGGCAGCCGCTCTATGGCGAGCAGGTTGTTTCCGGTCATCGCGCCGGCGATGGCCATGGTGATGCCGCTGGCGCAGCAGGCTGTGATGAAACCGGCCTCGCCGCCGGTCAGGCGCGCGACAACCGTGCTTGCGGCACGCTGCAGGTCATCCATCTCCACCCATTGCGAGGCGATTTCCGACATGGCGCGGATCGCTTCCGGGACAATGATAGACGCGCCGAGCGCGGTCATCGTGCCCGACACGTTGATGATCGGGCGAAGGCCGAGCCGTTCGCGGATGGTGGTGTTGGAGCCGTCGGCGGAAGTGGTTTTCATTTCTGCATATCCCATTGGTGACAGGTCAGGCGGCGATCTCGACGACCGCCTCGATTTCGACCGTGATGTTTCCGGGCAAGGAGCCGACGCCGATCGCCGAGCGGGCATGGCCGCCGATCTTGTCGAACACATCGGCGAAGAGATCGGAGCATCCATTGACCACTTTCGGGTGGTCGCTGAAGGTCGGTATCGCGTTGACGAAGCCGAGCAACTTGACGATGCGCACGATGCGGCCGAGGTCGCCGGCGGCTGCGTGCATGACGGCGAGCAGGTTGAGACCGGTGAGGCGGGCATGGCCATAGGCCTCCTCGACCGTGACATCGTCTCCGACCTTGCCAGTGAAGAGCGTGCCGTCGGGGCGTAGCGGGCCCTGTCCGGACAGGAAGATCAGCCGTCC
Proteins encoded in this region:
- a CDS encoding DUF1036 domain-containing protein: MGSAGGQRARYAFAMPVLTLAVGLSAMVMASPARADFRVCNATQNLVGVGIGYRAKAGWITEGWWHIEGSSCKTLIEGPLSSRFYYLYAEDAERGGRWDGPINMCVAEKEFKIAGVTDCVARGFQRAGFQEYDTGEQASWMVQLTDEPATGGAPAAPGTNSQ
- the pyk gene encoding pyruvate kinase encodes the protein MRRSRKVKILATIGPASSSEEMLKKLFEAGADVFRINMSHTDHELMRTLVGRIRAVEEKVGRPIGILADLQGPKLRVGKFANGKEVLTVGQTFTLDDNPEPGTSTRVYLPHPEILSSVEAGHRLLIDDGKLELRAVKSDGKSIVCTVVAGTTISDKKGVSLPDTDLPVGALTEKDRKDLDAVLATGVDWVALSFVQRPEDLAEARKIARGRALIMAKIEKPQAVARLAEIIELSDALMVARGDLGVEMPLEAVPGIQKQITRAARRAGKPVVVATQMLESMITAPVPTRAEVSDVSIAVFEGADAIMLSAESAAGAYPVEAVAMMDRIATKVETDPTYAGIINAQRSEPEATGADAISLAAREIAETLKLSAIITYTASGTTGLRAARERPQVPIIALSPILNTARRLSLLWGTHCVVSPDASDLDDMVNRACRIAFEEGFGKPGDRVIITAGVPLRTPGSTNMLRIAYVGSDVQSSR
- a CDS encoding L,D-transpeptidase, with product MSSLVSRRSFLTGLSLIGVSTVSACAQFPKQSLSVASPLNPTPLEPTLEKAPIEVAAPETRVSPDYASMYGAVEDGGRALPAIPFSKVDQRFLRQIVDDPTGEKPGTIVVNTTDKHLYLVLKDGKAMRYGVGLGRQGYSWKGRAIVQWKRKWPTWTPPSAMIGRDSKLEKWRQGMPPGISNPLGSRALYIFKDGVDTLYRIHGSPDWKSIGKSASSGCVRMFNQDVMDLYDRVPGKTPLVVI
- a CDS encoding alpha/beta fold hydrolase — its product is MNLIYAVLAFLMAVVFTLVGVTRVGAWLIERGNPPVGEFVDIDGARIHYVHIPAPAHADLPPIIFIHGASANLKDQMLPLKPLLEGRAEMLFFDRPGFGWSGRGSGNNENPSAQANTIAALMDRLGIKQAIIVGHSFGGAVTSAFGLEHPDKTLGLVFLSPASHPWPGGATSWYYDLTTIPVIGWLFSQTLTYPAGTLQMANATTCVFSPNKVPDNYIAGASIPMVLRPSAFRANATDVAGLYSYALDAAPHYHEIKAPTVVISGDRDKVVYARIHSVGLVRDIAGAELVWVHNLGHKPDWIAPDLVVGAIEKVAGRDVDLQALAKAAEARIANDAYGTGRCADIRLPEAELAPT
- a CDS encoding tetratricopeptide repeat protein yields the protein MRILQAFLTALLLSGSIAVPAWSDEPVNPPVAATKEARLDQLFIDLKRERNEKAAERIAGRIWGEWSQSGSASIDLMMQWSQKAIENQKFDVALDFLDQVVTLQPNYAEGWNRRATVHFMMKNLGKSMSDIDHALQLEPRHFGALSGLAQIMALTGHKQSALEAWQKVLAIYPMMRNAQDQVATLSEELAGEGI
- the ykgO gene encoding type B 50S ribosomal protein L36, with amino-acid sequence MKIKNSLKALKARHRDNQLVRRKGRVYIINKTAPRYKARQG
- a CDS encoding 5-(carboxyamino)imidazole ribonucleotide synthase, producing the protein MSLPAGSTIGIIGGGQLGRMLAMAAARLGYRTVVLEPQPDCPAAQVANRQITAAYDDPAALAELADASAAVTYEFENVPVEAASALAAKVPVHPPARALEVAQDRVTEKTFLNGIGIATADFRAVDNDNELTAALKAFGGSGILKTRRMGYDGKGQRVFRNVEAGGFAGTCEAMGNVPLILEAFVPFEREISVIAARGIDGAVAAYDPAENVHRHGILHTSTLPAGISAGTVIAAQEAASTILSALDYVGVIGVEFFVLADGSLLANEIAPRVHNSGHWTEAACIVSQFEQHIRAVAGLPLGNPGRHSDCVMENLIGDDVLRVPELLAEPDLMLHLYGKAEARPGRKMGHFTRISRRG
- the purE gene encoding 5-(carboxyamino)imidazole ribonucleotide mutase, with product MDDQRADVAIIMGSQSDWATMRHAAETLEALGIPHKRLIVSAHRTPDRLYDFAKGAKAAGYKVIIAGAGGAAHLPGMTAAMTPLPVFGVPVESKALSGQDSLLSIVQMPAGIPVGTLAIGKAGAANAALLAAAVLALNDEKLAARLDAWRASQTAKVAIEPTDTP
- a CDS encoding serine hydrolase domain-containing protein, with product MSAEASDPGKLGWMVGAPPPPDKIIRFSDPDYFSFPKLRWTACHFRQLMPTVGVSRGIGAPMPLERKLDPTIDAVTFIPLGSDKPMSWEESLAANYTDGIVVLHNGVVVYERYSGCLNDTGQHGAMSVTKSLTGLLGEMLVAEGTLDANAKVATIVPELAKSAFGDATARQVLDMTTGLRYSEDYADPDADVWIYSAAGNPLPKPADYSGPRTYFEYLQTVRKEGEHGSAFGYKTINTDALGWIIARVTGKSVADLLSERIWSKMGAEQDGYYTVDSIGTPFAGGGLNAGLRDMARIGLLLLDDGVINGQRLVPEAAIADIRAGGDKAAFAKAGYSLLKGWSYRGMWWISNNEHGAFMARGVHGQAIYIDPAAHMVIARFASNPVAGNAANDPTSLPAYEALARHLMK
- a CDS encoding alginate export family protein codes for the protein MQRDRLWPVAIVWFSGALFIPRLALADDPMVLLDSDGLVVRAHLQAGLNVVSEQNLFWNYADTFAPSAGFNANPTWLEGYIKPGLSFSKELTSVVSAYGMISLVASGTVGIDAYDTGNTGRITLEEGYLGMRSTNKDGPTFDVSAGPREFKAGTGMLLANGGSSGFDRGALKLGPRKAWEQSAIGRVGIDGFTGTAFYLDANELSDTDSHTRIVGTDLRYDAGPENFAGATIGHVLSSDAPYPKAAPNGIGAPSILPGGRDGLNFVNLYGRVSPERGSFENFFVGGDFAYEWNNRIDMAAWAGRVQVGYTFAEYSWAPTISYSYQTFSGDNPSTSKLERFDPLFYEGSPSSWSTGSKSSMLFINSNVNAHQISLRVTPTPRDTFTLRYSYIDVNELRSPIQFGQATRVDDSSEGVPNAITGATARHLADDIYLEYNRVLTQNIYLTTGFSVSFPGPGSASLVNGNLPVWTGGYVNVVANY
- a CDS encoding aminotransferase class V-fold PLP-dependent enzyme — its product is MKTTSADGSNTTIRERLGLRPIINVSGTMTALGASIIVPEAIRAMSEIASQWVEMDDLQRAASTVVARLTGGEAGFITACCASGITMAIAGAMTGNNLLAIERLPDDTEGLKSEVIVQLGHIVNYGAPIDQSIRLAGAKTIPAGTVSVTQDYHVRDAIRDRTVAGLYVVAHHTVQYGMLSLEEFCEICHAKGVPVIVDAASEYDLRGFLARGADIVIYSGHKFLSGPTSGIVTGRKDLVRAAYLQNRGVARAMKVGKESIAGTMAALEAWERRDHAGIRQREEAALKLWKDTLHGLPGIFAKIIPDPTANPLDRLQIFVSPESRFTATGLASALAAGSPPIIVRNHEVERGHFFLDPCNLHPGEAEIVAERLRAILTATERPADAMKTARKDSSGALRWPD
- a CDS encoding RidA family protein, which codes for MTPYIRLAELGLTLPEPPTPIANFVTHAESGRLIFLSGQGPLRPDGTLFTGKVGDDVTVEEAYGHARLTGLNLLAVMHAAAGDLGRIVRIVKLLGFVNAIPTFSDHPKVVNGCSDLFADVFDKIGGHARSAIGVGSLPGNITVEIEAVVEIAA